Proteins from one Telopea speciosissima isolate NSW1024214 ecotype Mountain lineage chromosome 1, Tspe_v1, whole genome shotgun sequence genomic window:
- the LOC122649015 gene encoding metallothionein-like protein type 2 gives MSSCGGNCGCGSGCKCGNGCGGSKMYPDLSISGGRTSTETIIVGVAPEKAYFEASEMGVGAENDGCKCGANCTCDPCTCK, from the exons ATGTCTAGCTGCGGTGGAAACTGTGGATGCGGCTCTGGCTGCAAGTGCGGCAATGGCTGCGGAGG GAGCAAGATGTACCCAGATTTGTCTATCTCTGGAGGGAGGACAAGCACAGAGACCATCATTGTTGGGGTGGCTCCTGAGAAAGC GTATTTCGAGGCTTCTGAGATGGGCGTAGGGGCCGAGAACGATGGCTGCAAGTGCGGAGCCAACTGCACCTGCGATCCTTGCACCTGCAAGTga